From Anas acuta chromosome 20, bAnaAcu1.1, whole genome shotgun sequence, a single genomic window includes:
- the ENG gene encoding endoglin isoform X2, producing the protein MCLRSPPSLLLLLLLPLLARPDLVPAEGCDLRPVAAEHPVTLSYSTSTVPWGCVSSSSLHSANEVHVLSIQWSKGPSTTLNVLVTAPASGCTRSAVLVLQCSQCSASITSPCPELIVLTDAFVIQGSPEVQQRELPAAASKGQLLDWARGTYGGITSYSELWDPRAIHLRLGEDARSPPDCVPQEHFNAAPHLDAEVFSQGMRSCTSGSAHSSRTAHIIQLQPEHSSPLTEVNLSMSCSEPATGNHILILQSHTNLTWILSPTGCHVSFLVSSPYRITSMPWQLISGETLPDTEQGLVAKAFEKNCSVIASYSIIPASPRITLEIQEREVPRKPPPMLTSPAPTLDTLPNDLLLMLRPWKCTDDTMEIIITRSHLEPIKDVVNITLRDISCQAEKNATHFMLRTPLSHCGTSLESQGNAKNELILSLSKGSVLRSARVAFQCQIPRELFLRLFPTAAFEVPQTELEVNKEAFVQASMRWDDYPADLQLKECWLVAAGREPLLLVQANKAQSSSVAVLEEPPGSRARKIWRFRFTYAVPEGGHVPFSAALKCKAGLQNNTIFEKVLEVTVKDVWRPPNNRGLGLGAVLGITFGAFLIGALLTAGLWYIYSHTRPISKLQPVSTTAPASESSSTNHSIGSTQSTPCSTSSMA; encoded by the exons aTGTGCCTGCGGAGCCccccctcgctgctgctgctgctgctgctgccgctgctcgCCCGGCCCG ACCTCGTCCCCGCCGAGGGCTGCGACCTGCGGCCGGTGGCGGCGGAGCACCCGGTCACCCTGTCCTACAGCACGAGCACGGTGCCGTGGGGCTGcgtcagcagcagctccctgcacagcGCCAATGAAGTCCACGTCCTCAGCATCCAGTGGTCCAAg GGCCCATCCACCACGCTCAATGTGTTGGTCACGGCTCCAGCCAGCGGCTGCACCCGGTCGGCGGTGCTGGTCctgcagtgctcccagtgctcagCCTCCATCACCTCCCCGTGCCCGGAGCTCATCGTCCTCACC GACGCCTTCGTGATCCAGGGCAGCCCCGAGGTGCAGCAGAGGGAGCTGCCGGCGGCCGCCAGcaaggggcagctgctggactgGGCACGGGGCACCTACGGGGGCATCACGTCCTACAGCGAGCTGTGGGACCCACGCGCCATCCACCTCCGCCTGGGCGAAG atgcccgcagccccccggacTGCGTCCCCCAGGAGCACTTCAACGCCGCGCCACACCTCGACGCCGAGGTGTTCTCCCAAGGGATGAGGAGCTGCACCAGCGGCAGCGCCCACAGCTCCAGGACTGCCCACATCATCCAGCTGCAGCCCGAGCACAG CTCGCCCCTCACGGAGGTGAACCTGTCCATGAGCTGTTCCGAGCCGGCAACGGGCAACCACATCCTCATCCTGCAGAGCCACACCAACCTCACCTGGATCCTCTCGCCCACCGGCTGCCACGTCAGCTTCCTG GTCTCCAGCCCCTACAGGATCACGTCCATGCCATGGCAGCTCATATCCGGAGAGACGCTGCCCGACACGGAGCAGGGCCTGGTTGCCAAAGCCTTTGAGAAGAACTGCAGCGTCATCGCCTCCTACTCCATCATCCCCGCCAGCCCCCGCATCACCCTGGAGATCCAGGAGCGCG AGGTGCCGAGGAAGCCGCCCCCAATGCTCACGTCGCCGGCCCCCACCTTGGACACGCTGCCCAACGACCTGCTCCTCATGCTCCGGCCCTGGAAGTGCACGGATGACACCATGGAGATCATCATCACCAGGTCCCACCTGGAG CCCATCAAGGACGTGGTGAACATCACCCTGCGGGACATcagctgccaggcggagaagaACGCCACGCACTTCATGCTGCGCACCCCCCTCAGCCACTGCGGCACCTCGCTGGAGAGCCAGGGCAACGCCAAGAACGAG CTCATCCTCAGCCTGTCCAAGGGCTCGGTGCTCAGGAGCGCGCGG GTGGCCTTCCAGTGCCAGATCCCACGGGAGCTCTTCCTGCGCCTCTTCCCCACCGCCGCCTTCGAGGTGCCGCAGACGGAGCTGGAGGTCAACAAGGAGGCTTTCGTGCAG gCCTCCATGCGCTGGGACGACTACCCGGCCGACCTGCAGCTGAAGGAGTGCTGGCTggtggcagcggggagggagccgctgctgctggtgcaggccAACAAGGCGCAGAGCTCCAGCGTGGCcgtgctggaggagccccccggcagcagggccaggaagATTTGGCGATTCCGCTTCACCTACGCCGTCCCCGAGGGCGGCCACGTCCCCTTCTCCGCCGCCCTCAAGTGCAAGGCCGGGCTGCAG AACAACACCATCTTCGAGAAGGTTTTGGAGGTGACCGTGAAGGACGTCTGGAGGCCACCCAACA AccgagggctggggctgggcgcCGTGCTGGGCATCACCTTCGGAGCCTTCCTCATCGGGGCGCTCCTCACCGCCGGGCTCTGGTACATCTACTCGCACACCC
- the ENG gene encoding endoglin isoform X1, whose translation MCLRSPPSLLLLLLLPLLARPDLVPAEGCDLRPVAAEHPVTLSYSTSTVPWGCVSSSSLHSANEVHVLSIQWSKGPSTTLNVLVTAPASGCTRSAVLVLQCSQCSASITSPCPELIVLTDAFVIQGSPEVQQRELPAAASKGQLLDWARGTYGGITSYSELWDPRAIHLRLGEDARSPPDCVPQEHFNAAPHLDAEVFSQGMRSCTSGSAHSSRTAHIIQLQPEHSSPLTEVNLSMSCSEPATGNHILILQSHTNLTWILSPTGCHVSFLVSSPYRITSMPWQLISGETLPDTEQGLVAKAFEKNCSVIASYSIIPASPRITLEIQEREVPRKPPPMLTSPAPTLDTLPNDLLLMLRPWKCTDDTMEIIITRSHLEPIKDVVNITLRDISCQAEKNATHFMLRTPLSHCGTSLESQGNAKNELILSLSKGSVLRSARVAFQCQIPRELFLRLFPTAAFEVPQTELEVNKEAFVQASMRWDDYPADLQLKECWLVAAGREPLLLVQANKAQSSSVAVLEEPPGSRARKIWRFRFTYAVPEGGHVPFSAALKCKAGLQNNTIFEKVLEVTVKDVWRPPNNRGLGLGAVLGITFGAFLIGALLTAGLWYIYSHTPGLHHGAGLGEQQHQPQHRQHTEHPLLHQQHGLTPPDPPSPLPPPQPP comes from the exons aTGTGCCTGCGGAGCCccccctcgctgctgctgctgctgctgctgccgctgctcgCCCGGCCCG ACCTCGTCCCCGCCGAGGGCTGCGACCTGCGGCCGGTGGCGGCGGAGCACCCGGTCACCCTGTCCTACAGCACGAGCACGGTGCCGTGGGGCTGcgtcagcagcagctccctgcacagcGCCAATGAAGTCCACGTCCTCAGCATCCAGTGGTCCAAg GGCCCATCCACCACGCTCAATGTGTTGGTCACGGCTCCAGCCAGCGGCTGCACCCGGTCGGCGGTGCTGGTCctgcagtgctcccagtgctcagCCTCCATCACCTCCCCGTGCCCGGAGCTCATCGTCCTCACC GACGCCTTCGTGATCCAGGGCAGCCCCGAGGTGCAGCAGAGGGAGCTGCCGGCGGCCGCCAGcaaggggcagctgctggactgGGCACGGGGCACCTACGGGGGCATCACGTCCTACAGCGAGCTGTGGGACCCACGCGCCATCCACCTCCGCCTGGGCGAAG atgcccgcagccccccggacTGCGTCCCCCAGGAGCACTTCAACGCCGCGCCACACCTCGACGCCGAGGTGTTCTCCCAAGGGATGAGGAGCTGCACCAGCGGCAGCGCCCACAGCTCCAGGACTGCCCACATCATCCAGCTGCAGCCCGAGCACAG CTCGCCCCTCACGGAGGTGAACCTGTCCATGAGCTGTTCCGAGCCGGCAACGGGCAACCACATCCTCATCCTGCAGAGCCACACCAACCTCACCTGGATCCTCTCGCCCACCGGCTGCCACGTCAGCTTCCTG GTCTCCAGCCCCTACAGGATCACGTCCATGCCATGGCAGCTCATATCCGGAGAGACGCTGCCCGACACGGAGCAGGGCCTGGTTGCCAAAGCCTTTGAGAAGAACTGCAGCGTCATCGCCTCCTACTCCATCATCCCCGCCAGCCCCCGCATCACCCTGGAGATCCAGGAGCGCG AGGTGCCGAGGAAGCCGCCCCCAATGCTCACGTCGCCGGCCCCCACCTTGGACACGCTGCCCAACGACCTGCTCCTCATGCTCCGGCCCTGGAAGTGCACGGATGACACCATGGAGATCATCATCACCAGGTCCCACCTGGAG CCCATCAAGGACGTGGTGAACATCACCCTGCGGGACATcagctgccaggcggagaagaACGCCACGCACTTCATGCTGCGCACCCCCCTCAGCCACTGCGGCACCTCGCTGGAGAGCCAGGGCAACGCCAAGAACGAG CTCATCCTCAGCCTGTCCAAGGGCTCGGTGCTCAGGAGCGCGCGG GTGGCCTTCCAGTGCCAGATCCCACGGGAGCTCTTCCTGCGCCTCTTCCCCACCGCCGCCTTCGAGGTGCCGCAGACGGAGCTGGAGGTCAACAAGGAGGCTTTCGTGCAG gCCTCCATGCGCTGGGACGACTACCCGGCCGACCTGCAGCTGAAGGAGTGCTGGCTggtggcagcggggagggagccgctgctgctggtgcaggccAACAAGGCGCAGAGCTCCAGCGTGGCcgtgctggaggagccccccggcagcagggccaggaagATTTGGCGATTCCGCTTCACCTACGCCGTCCCCGAGGGCGGCCACGTCCCCTTCTCCGCCGCCCTCAAGTGCAAGGCCGGGCTGCAG AACAACACCATCTTCGAGAAGGTTTTGGAGGTGACCGTGAAGGACGTCTGGAGGCCACCCAACA AccgagggctggggctgggcgcCGTGCTGGGCATCACCTTCGGAGCCTTCCTCATCGGGGCGCTCCTCACCGCCGGGCTCTGGTACATCTACTCGCACACCC